The nucleotide sequence atGATCAGTCAGGCTGTTATTCTAAAGCAATTTGTTGGGTTTCACTCTATAATATGATAGTAAGTGTCCTCAGATGACTTCTGCAGTGAACTGGTGCTACACAAAGAAACCTTCATTGAAATACAACATGCAGCAATCGTGTCAACATTCAAAGGAACACATTACCCAAATCTATATCTGTAAAGCCTTCAGCGGCGAGAGCATCTCCAGTATTCTTGTCGATGTTTTCTAAACAGAGGCTGGCAAGCTGCGGCTCATCAAACAACCGTGCCTGAAAGGAAAAAGACATCACCACCTAAATAAGCATGTTTTAGTACATGGGCAAGTTCAAAGTTTTAAACTGCACTTAAAAGAATGACAGTTCAGTAGACAATGTCTTGGTGCTTAAGTTTAGATTCTTCTGTTAAACTAAAGTTATGTTTCAAAAGTTGCATTTATAGTTCTCAAAGTGAGACAGttaaaattctggaaaaaacaCTGTTTACAGAAATCCTCGCCTCAAACTAAAATTAAATCTTTCTCAAGACAGCAATTCAAACATTCACATACTCTCATGCTGGGTATTTCAATGAATACTCAGCTAAATTTAAGTGTTTCAAATTTTTACTCTCTTGCAAATCCCTTGCACTTTTGGCGTGCAACTTCTGGAGCAGCAAAAGCAGCACTAAATTGACATGTACAGAATATTCTGCACTGCAATGAAGGTCACCTGCCAATCAAatgaagcaataaaaacaagaggTGTCTTAGGTGATGGAATCTGACCTGTGTAAGCAACATGAAAGCATTGTCTGCTCTGAGGTTCTTCTTGAGGAACTCCACACAGTGGGCCTCCAGCGCTGGAACTGCATACTTCTTGGCTGTATAGAGTGTAGTCATCACAGTCTCAGGTCCGATCTGGACTTCATCAGAATACAGAAACCTGCAGGAGGTGTGCAGATTATACAAATCAATGCAATTATATTATTGTAGAAGATAGAGAAGGTTCAATACCTGTCTTGACAATTCTTTCCCATTACTCAAATATGTTCTATGTAAATACCACACCCACTCAGAAAGCATGTAAATCATCGTGATAAGTGACACACTCAGCTTCTTACTTCAGCAAAGCCAGAAAGGCAGCTGGTTCCACATCAGGAAGCTCGATCTCCGTGGATGTGGTCGCCATCCCTCCGTTGAACATGGCATCAAACACCGCGCTCCCCACAGCCAGAACAAACCTGACAGAGTCAACACAGCGGTACAGATCAACTTTTCTGCAGACGCACAGTTATCGAGCGTTTTCGGAGCTCGTACTGCAGTCTTCTTACCTGTGCGCCGGTATCCTCTGAACCCCCATCCCTTTGCCCACCAGAAAATGCACGTCGCTCAGCACCTCGTTGTTGAAGAGGAAAGCGAACCTTTCCTTCACGGTGCTCTTCGTTGCCTGCCAGTTGTACACGGGCTCCCGGTACACCAGTACGGACGCAGCAGCCGGCGTGGCTGTCGGCGCCGCCGCCGGGGAAGCGTTAGACGCTGCGGTGGTTGCCATGTTGGACGCCGGGGTGGCCATGGCTCCGGCTGCCGCAGCACCTGCCGCAGCGGGTTGCTGCAGGGAGTTCTGCGCAGTCGGTGGAGCTCCGGTCGAAACACCGTTGCTGTCTCCCCCGCCAGGCCCCAGCTGCGGGTTGGGACGCCTCGTCGCTCCCTGTGCTCCCCCGGCCGCACCGACCGCTCCGCCGTTGGATGCTGGCATGGAGAAAACGCTGTTGCTGGGCTGGCTGTTTCCCAAAGGACCCGGACCAGAGAAACTAAGGCAAGGAGGCCTGCCGCTGTTGTCTCCAGCAGCCATCTTGAACCTGGCGTAGGCGTAAACAACGCACTTCATCGCCTTGTATGTTTCTAGTAGTTTCAATCGTCACAGCTGGGGTCTTGCGCCCCCTGCTGTTTGATAGTGGTACTACACGTGACCTCTATCTGCACATGGTAttctatttattacttttacagGACTATACAGCAGCTGTAGAAAACAAACTCCTGGACACGTGGTCAAATCTGACTTTATGGTATTAGATAACGAGCGGTTATGAACAACGTTGCATGCTTACATAGGATTCTGTGTCCTACGGTGGAAGAAATATTCAGATCCTTAAGCAAAAGTGCACCTTCAGTAATGCAAAATATTCCATTACAGGTGAAAGTCCTGCATACGCATGTAAGTAAAACTACACACGCATTAGCAGTACTGTGTAGTTAAATTATTAAACTAAAACTGGTATTGTTTCTCCAACTGATATGTTATTAGATATGATGTCTGCATAAATATCAGTGTTAAGAGTGAATCATCAGTGTGTcagttgtagctgctgcaggtggcgCTAGTTTGAAATATTACATGTACACTTTTACATACTgggacagcagataaatctgtgATCTTCACATGATTAATGAGAgatgaaacaagaaaaatcttcATTTAGATGCCCAAATCTGTTCCGCGTCaggattttttctttaatcttttcgGTAAGATGTTGGATTATTGGAATGTTTTTGAATGAAACAATGTGAGAAGTTCAGAGGGAAAAACATCTATGTTGAAGAAATGTGACCTAGACAAAACACTGCCTTTTGTAAGAAGCTAAAATGGTTGGTAATCattgatttaatttttacaaGTGTGTTATATTGAGCTTGTTATATTACTTATCTTAACCCTAAAAGTAACTAaaactgtcagataaatgtaatgtagtagaaagtgcaatatttctctCTGAAATCTAAAGGTATATagcagcataaaa is from Amphiprion ocellaris isolate individual 3 ecotype Okinawa chromosome 10, ASM2253959v1, whole genome shotgun sequence and encodes:
- the LOC111572305 gene encoding BTB/POZ domain-containing protein 2-like, with the translated sequence MKCVVYAYARFKMAAGDNSGRPPCLSFSGPGPLGNSQPSNSVFSMPASNGGAVGAAGGAQGATRRPNPQLGPGGGDSNGVSTGAPPTAQNSLQQPAAAGAAAAGAMATPASNMATTAASNASPAAAPTATPAAASVLVYREPVYNWQATKSTVKERFAFLFNNEVLSDVHFLVGKGMGVQRIPAHRFVLAVGSAVFDAMFNGGMATTSTEIELPDVEPAAFLALLKFLYSDEVQIGPETVMTTLYTAKKYAVPALEAHCVEFLKKNLRADNAFMLLTQARLFDEPQLASLCLENIDKNTGDALAAEGFTDIDLDTLVAVLERDTLGVREVRLFGAAVRWAEAEAHRQQLQPTPENKRKVLGKALTLIRFPLMTIEEFAAGPAQSSILTDREVVSLFLHFTVNPKPRVDFIDRPRCCLRGKECSITRFGQVESRWGYSGTSDRIRFSVNRRIFVVGFGLYGSIHGPTDYQVNIQIIHTDSNTVLGQNDTGFSCDGSANTFRVMFKEPVEILPNVNYTACATLKGPDSHYGTKGMRKVTHESSSTGTKTCFTFCYAAGNNNGTSVEDGQIPEVIFYT